One region of Bombus affinis isolate iyBomAffi1 chromosome 5, iyBomAffi1.2, whole genome shotgun sequence genomic DNA includes:
- the LOC126916925 gene encoding ubiquitin-conjugating enzyme E2 G1 — translation MSEPQSALLLRKQLAELNKNPVEGFSAGLIDDNDIYQWEVLIIGPPDTLYEGGFFKAHLQFPKEYPLRPPRMKFITEIWHPNIEKNGNVCISILHEPGDDKWGYEKASERWLPVHTVETILISVISMLADPNDESPANVDAAKEWRESYAEFKRKVARCVRKSQEECL, via the exons ATGTCAGAGCCACAGTCCGCGCTTCTACTACGAAAACAATTAGCAG aattaaataaaaacccAGTAGAAGGGTTTTCAGCAGGCCTCATAGACGACAATGACATATATCAGTGGGAAGTACTCATTATTGGACCTCCAGACACATTATA tGAAGGTGGGTTTTTCAAAGCACACTTACAGTTTCCAAAAGAATATCCACTTAGGCCACCAAGAATGAAATTTATAACAGAAATATGGCATCCAAACA tcgAAAAGAATGGTAATGTATGCATATCGATTTTACACGAACCTGGAGATGATAAGTGGGGCTATGAAAAAGCATCAGAACGGTGGTTACCAGTTCACACAGTTGAGACTATTCTCATAAGTGTTATTAGTATGCTTGCAGATCCTAATGATGAAAGTCCTGCTAATGTGGATGCTGCC AAAGAGTGGAGGGAAAGCTATGCAGAATTCAAGAGAAAGGTGGCGAGGTGTGTCAGAAAGAGCCAAGAGGAGTGTTTGTAG
- the LOC126916913 gene encoding ovarian-specific serine/threonine-protein kinase Lok-like gives MNDEQIVLTLPATQSVDAVYLTPLESSQEKTTKPVWGRLCPIKLPFKTMEMTKDVYTLGRAESCDICVTSNELKPKWLSVMSKTHFKITREYIGNGNDAIVYLEDLSQNGTFVNKRKIGRGNKIILESNDIISLAQPIVTVYIFMSTTACESNNLPPELKDKYTVSYKLGSGACGEVNMVFNKIGCQKFAMKTIMKIGDTTNGQKHPLNDPEKIMNEVKILKALKHPCIIRMVEIVDTPKAVYIVLELMEGGELFERIRSRGRLSEKHAKLIFYQVVLAVSYLHDCGITHRDLKPENILLANNSDVTLAKVSDFGLSKLVDAQTMMKTFCGTPMYVAPEILSTIGRGSYTNQVDVWSLGVILYACLSGSVPFNCYDKNMSLQDQIKCGRYGFPPSKFRHITNKAIDLIKSMMTVNPRKRITIKQVLLHPWLQDRELRETVDTLLSKENDENIAPQSISTNTQYKNEQHQNLIKRARLHL, from the exons ATGAACGATGAACAAATTGTTTTGACATTACCTGCTACACAAAGTGTGGATGCAGTATATTTGACTCCACTAGAATCATCACAAGAGAAAACCACGAAACCTGTATGGGGCAGATTATGTCCTATCAAATTACCTTTTAAGACAATgg AAATGACCAAAGATGTTTATACTCTTGGTCGAGCAGAATCCTGTGATATTTGTGTTACTAGCAATGAATTAAAACCAAAATGGCTTAGCGTAATGAGTAAGACACACTTTAAAATAACTAGAGAATATATTGGTAATGGTAATGATGCCATAGTATATTTAGAAGACTTAAGCCAAAATGGAACTTTTGTTAATAAAAGGAAAATAGGCCGTGGGAATAAGATAATACTCGAAAGTAACGATATAATATCTTTAGCACAACCTATAGTCACtg TTTATATATTCATGAGTACAACAGCATGTGAAAGCAACAATCTTCCTCCAGAACTCAAAGATAAATATACAGTGTCATATAAATTAGGATCTGGGGCATGTGGAGAAGTGAATAtggtatttaataaaatagGTTGCCAAAAATTTGCTATGAAAACTATTATGAAAATTGGTGATACAACAAATGGACAAAAACATCCGTTAAATGATCCTGAGAAAATTATGAATGaagttaaaatattaaaagccTTGAAACAT CCTTGCATAATTCGAATGGTAGAAATTGTAGATACCCCAAAAGCAGTATACATAGTTTTGGAATTAATGGAAGGTGGTGAACTTTTTGAAAGAATAAGAAGCAGGGGAAGATTATCAGAAAAACATGCAAAATTGATTTTTTATCAAGTTGTATTAGCTGTTAGTTATCTACATGATTGTGGTATAACTCATAGAGATTTGAAG CCAGAAAACATATTATTAGCTAACAATTCAGATGTTACATTAGCAAAAGTATCAGACTTTGGTTTATCAAAGTTGGTTGATGCACAAACTATGATGAAGACATTTTGTGGGACTCCTATGTATGTTGCACCTGAGATATTGTCTACTATTGGACGTGGTTCTTACACGAATCAA GTTGATGTATGGAGTTTGGGAGTAATATTGTATGCTTGTTTAAGTGGTTCAGTACCTTTTAATTGTTACGACAAGAATATGAGTTTGCAAGATCAAATAAAGTGTGGACGTTATGGTTTTCCTCCTTCCAAATTTAGACATATAACAAACAAAGCTATAGATCTG ATTAAGAGTATGATGACAGTAAATCCGAGAAAAAGGATTACAATCAAACAAGTTCTATTACATCCTTGGTTACAAGATCGTGAACTTCGAGAAACTGTTGATACCttattatcgaaagaaaatgaCGAAAACATAGCGCCGCAAAGTATTTCCACTAACACTCAATACAAGAATGAACAGcatcaaaatttaattaaaagagcGAGGTTGCATCTATAA
- the LOC126916920 gene encoding uncharacterized protein LOC126916920 produces MFNFNIISHASRFWSCTIVSLRRGMRQNSRFSSHRFLSSAGKAEKQPSETENIIDAEIAVVKECKTPPEDRKIPEKPRLQTVRVYRWNPEKPNVKPFMQQFSVDLNKCGTMVLDVLALIKAEHDPTLSYRRSCREGICGSCSMNINGVNTLACITKVKESPKPIVIYPLPHSYVIRDLVTDMEQFLKQYQHIEPFLKRPGEDNFLGLRQILQSPKDRDKLNGLYECILCGCCTYSCPPYWWLGDKFLGPATLLQAYRWIIDSRDMGHKERLSKLRDFYSVYRCHTIFNCTKTCPKALNPGKAIAQIKRLLAGLTKKERPDMETPIPNPCNGEGQYQCREE; encoded by the exons ATGTTCAACTTCAATATTATTAGTCATGCGAGCCGATTTTGGTCTTGTACAATTGTATCTCTTCGACGAGGCATGCGTCAAAATAGTCGTTTTTCAAGCCATAGATTTTTGTCCAGTGCAGGAAAGGCAGAAAAGCAACCATCTGAGACAGAAAACATAATTGACGCCGAAATCGCCGTTGTGAAAGAATGCAAAACACCTCCAGAA GATCGGAAGATACCGGAAAAGCCCAGACTGCAAACTGTTCGAGTATATCGTTGGAATCCTGAAAAACCAAACGTAAAACCTTTCATGCAACAATTCAGTGTGGATTTAAATAAATGCGGCACCATGGTATTAGATGTATTGGCATTAATAAAAGCGGAACATGACCCCACGTTATCGTATCGAAGATCCTGTCGCGAGGGAATTTGCGGAAGTTGTTCGATGAATATAAATGGTGTTAATACCTTGGCTTGCATCAC AAAAGTGAAGGAATCACCAAAACCTATAGTCATATATCCTTTACCGCACTCATACGTAATTAGAGACTTAGTAACGGATATGGAACAATTCCTGAAACAATACCAGCATATTGAACCATTTTTAAAACGTCCCGGAGAAGACAATTTTCTCGGTTTACGACAAATCCTACAAAGTCCAAAAGATAGAGATAAACTTAATGGTTTATACGAGTGCATCCTCTGTGGATGTTGTACTTATTCTTGTCCACCGTATTGGTGGCTTGGTGATAAGTTTTTAGGTCCTGCAACTCTTCTGCAG GCTTATAGGTGGATAATAGATTCACGTGACATGGGGCATAAAGAAAGACTTAGTAAATTACGTGATTTTTATTCCGTATATCGATGTCATACTATTTTCAATTGTACAAAAACTTGTCCGAAG GCTCTAAATCCCGGAAAAGCAATAGCTCAAATAAAACGACTGTTAGCGGGACTAACAAAAAAGGAACGGCCAGACATGGAAACTCCAATTCCAAACCCATGTAACGGCGAAGGACAATACCAATGCAGAGAAGAATag